Genomic window (Desulforapulum autotrophicum HRM2):
TTCCCTTGACTATCCAGGTGTAGGAGCCATTGGAAACAGCCGGGATAAGCAGGCGTGTAAAAGAATCTGGCAGGCCAATGGTGTTGCCTGTCCACGGTCAATGCGGGTCAACACCCTGGAGCAGGTTGTGGGATTTATGGCCGGGATGGAAGCCGGGATTGTTTTAAAACCGTCCTGGGGCAGCGGAAGTGAACTTGTCTTCAGCTGCACCACTAAAGCTGATTGTGAACGGGCGTTTGATGCCATGGTCCAGGGGCTTGCAGAACGGGCCACACGGCCGCTGTTTAAAACGAATGGGGGCCAGGCGTGTGGGATCCTTGCAGAAGAACTGGTTCATGGAATTGAATTCAGCTGTGATTTTATTGTTGAAAACAGGGCCGTGACCATTGTCCGAACGGCCCGTAAAATAAAAATGGCCGGCAAGCCCTTTGGAACGATCCTGGGGTACGAGATTCCGGCACCGGTCCTGACCGGCATGGCCCATGGCCGGCTTGAACGCCTGCTTTTCAAGGGGGCAGCGGCCCTGGGGATTGAACGGGGTATCTGTATGGTTGATTTTATCATGCACGACGATGGACCCATGCTCATTGAAATGACTCCCCGGCCCGGGGGGGATTGCCTTCCTTTTTTGCTGGTTGAATCGGGAAACCTCGACATTCTGGGCCTTACCCTTGACTTTGCAGAGAAACGCCCTTTCATCCTCAACGGCCCCCATGGGTTTAAACCCTTCATGGCCGTGCGGATTTTCGCCCCCAGGGGCGGGACTCTCACGGGGATTGATCTGAACCGGCTCAACGACCGGGCAGACATCAGGAAAATACATTTGACCCGCAAGCCGGGCCATGTGATCACCATGCCCCCCCAGGATTATGACTCATGGCTGCTGGGGCATGTGATTGTTGCGCTCCCCCATGGCCTGGCAGGCCACAGTTTTGACGACTTTTGCCTTGGGATTTCCAGGCTCATTAATGTAGAGATCCAATAACAATGAACGATATTGCCACACCTGAAAATTCCCGGCCCCGGTTGATGCAGGAGCCCTTTGTCCATGATTTTGTCCAGGCAATTCTTGAACGAAGACAAATTTATCTCAATGCCGCCAAGGTCCATGGCTCTCCGCTTTACCTTGTTGAAGAGGCAGTTTTAAGGGAGCGGGCCGGACAGTTCAGGGCTGCATTTGAACGACAGCTCCCCAGCACATCCTTTTATTACGCCATGAAGAGCAATAATCTTTCCGACGTGTCAAGAATTGTTCTGGGCGAGGGGTTTGGGCTGGATGTGTCCAGCGGGATTGAGCTCTCGACGGCCCTTGGGCTTGGGGCAACGGACATCATCTTCA
Coding sequences:
- a CDS encoding ATP-grasp domain-containing protein; its protein translation is MPDNARVVVVGTTPDYIDWIRKKYPGRGLFLTDPELRQRAEEPFPGKEEEMLCPIDSGRIDTIVSALDDHLSQWGQHPTGVACFDCESMETAAMIAARYSLDYPGVGAIGNSRDKQACKRIWQANGVACPRSMRVNTLEQVVGFMAGMEAGIVLKPSWGSGSELVFSCTTKADCERAFDAMVQGLAERATRPLFKTNGGQACGILAEELVHGIEFSCDFIVENRAVTIVRTARKIKMAGKPFGTILGYEIPAPVLTGMAHGRLERLLFKGAAALGIERGICMVDFIMHDDGPMLIEMTPRPGGDCLPFLLVESGNLDILGLTLDFAEKRPFILNGPHGFKPFMAVRIFAPRGGTLTGIDLNRLNDRADIRKIHLTRKPGHVITMPPQDYDSWLLGHVIVALPHGLAGHSFDDFCLGISRLINVEIQ